From the genome of Leptolyngbya subtilissima AS-A7, one region includes:
- a CDS encoding prolyl oligopeptidase family serine peptidase codes for MIANFLTYPPSPQHDQVDTYHGVAVPDPYRWLEDPQSPASQEWIEAQNAVTDSYLQTLSRRGEINDRLTQIWNYERYSTPFKRGGRYFYFKNDGLQNQSVLYTLPSLEAEPRMLLDPNTLSEDGTVSLSGMEVSENGAYMAYGLSSAGSDWVEWRVRDIETGADTDDLLKWVKFSGASWSHDYQGFFYSRYDEPDEASKLEAVNYYQKLYYHRLGTPQSEDVLVYERPDQKEWGFGGGVTEDGRYLIISVWKGTDPNNLVFYKDLNDPESPVVELISEFEASYSFVDNDGTLFWFRTDLDAPKGRLIAIDIAQPERSHWQEIIPENDDTLEGVGILNHQFVADYLKDAYTTIRIFSLTGELVREVELPGIGSAGGFDGKREDTETFYSFTSFTVPPTIYRYDMVTGESSLYRQPEVDFDPSAYTTTQVFYTSKDGTRVPMFITHKKGIELNGQNPTLLYGYGGFSISLTPSFSVSNLVWMEMGGVYAMPNLRGGGEYGEEWHLAGTKLNKQNVFDDFIAAAEWLIAEGYTSAEKLAIAGGSNGGLLVGACMTQRPDLFAAALPAVGVMDMLRFNQFTIGWAWESDYGSPQNEEEFRVLYGYSPLHNLEPGTAYPATLISTADHDDRVVPAHSFKFAAALQAAHQGEAPVLIRIETKAGHGAGKPTAKVIEEVSDKWAFLAANLGM; via the coding sequence ATGATTGCTAACTTCCTCACTTACCCCCCTAGCCCCCAGCACGACCAGGTCGATACCTATCATGGTGTGGCGGTACCTGATCCCTACCGCTGGCTCGAAGATCCGCAATCTCCTGCCAGCCAGGAGTGGATTGAGGCCCAGAATGCGGTTACTGATAGCTATCTACAAACGCTGTCGAGGCGTGGGGAAATTAACGATCGCCTCACCCAAATCTGGAACTATGAGCGCTACAGCACTCCTTTCAAGCGGGGTGGGCGATATTTTTACTTTAAAAACGACGGCCTGCAAAACCAGAGCGTTCTCTACACCCTGCCTAGCCTAGAGGCCGAGCCCCGCATGCTGCTCGACCCCAACACGCTGTCGGAGGATGGCACGGTGTCGCTTAGCGGCATGGAGGTGAGTGAGAATGGGGCATACATGGCCTATGGTTTGTCGAGCGCGGGGTCAGACTGGGTTGAGTGGCGCGTGCGCGATATTGAGACTGGCGCAGACACCGACGACTTGCTGAAGTGGGTGAAGTTTTCGGGCGCATCGTGGAGTCACGACTACCAGGGCTTTTTCTACAGTCGCTACGATGAGCCGGACGAGGCAAGCAAGCTAGAGGCAGTTAACTATTACCAGAAGCTCTACTACCATCGCCTGGGCACGCCCCAAAGCGAGGATGTGCTGGTGTATGAGCGCCCCGATCAAAAAGAGTGGGGCTTTGGCGGTGGCGTCACCGAAGACGGGCGCTATTTGATCATCTCGGTGTGGAAGGGGACTGACCCCAACAACCTGGTGTTTTACAAAGACCTGAACGACCCAGAAAGCCCTGTGGTAGAGCTGATCTCAGAGTTTGAGGCCAGCTACAGCTTTGTGGATAACGACGGCACGCTATTTTGGTTTCGCACCGATTTAGATGCGCCGAAGGGGCGGCTGATTGCGATCGATATTGCCCAGCCGGAGCGATCGCACTGGCAAGAGATCATTCCCGAAAACGACGACACCTTAGAGGGCGTCGGCATTCTCAATCACCAGTTTGTGGCGGATTATTTGAAGGATGCCTACACCACGATTCGCATCTTCTCGCTGACCGGAGAACTGGTGCGGGAGGTGGAGCTGCCGGGAATTGGGTCGGCGGGAGGCTTTGACGGTAAGCGGGAAGATACCGAAACCTTCTACAGCTTTACCAGCTTTACGGTGCCGCCCACGATTTACCGCTATGACATGGTGACGGGGGAGAGCAGCCTCTATCGCCAGCCCGAGGTGGATTTTGACCCGAGTGCCTACACCACGACCCAGGTGTTTTATACCAGCAAAGACGGTACGCGGGTGCCGATGTTTATCACCCACAAGAAAGGGATTGAGCTGAATGGGCAGAACCCAACGCTGCTCTATGGCTATGGGGGCTTTAGCATTTCGCTGACGCCGTCGTTTTCGGTGAGCAACCTGGTGTGGATGGAGATGGGCGGCGTCTATGCGATGCCGAACCTGCGCGGCGGCGGCGAGTATGGCGAAGAGTGGCACTTAGCGGGCACGAAGCTGAATAAGCAGAACGTGTTTGATGACTTTATTGCGGCAGCGGAGTGGTTGATCGCTGAGGGCTATACGTCGGCGGAAAAGCTGGCGATCGCGGGTGGCAGCAACGGGGGACTGCTGGTGGGGGCCTGCATGACCCAGCGGCCCGATCTGTTTGCGGCGGCGCTGCCAGCGGTGGGGGTGATGGATATGCTGCGGTTTAACCAGTTCACCATTGGCTGGGCCTGGGAGTCGGACTATGGTTCGCCCCAGAATGAGGAGGAGTTTAGGGTGCTCTACGGCTATTCGCCGCTGCACAATCTGGAGCCGGGGACGGCCTACCCGGCGACGCTGATTTCTACTGCTGACCACGACGATCGGGTGGTGCCGGCCCACAGCTTTAAGTTTGCGGCGGCACTGCAAGCGGCTCATCAGGGAGAGGCTCCTGTTCTCATTCGCATTGAGACGAAGGCGGGGCACGGGGCGGGTAAACCAACGGCGAAGGTGATCGAAGAAGTGTCGGATAAATGGGCGTTTTTAGCGGCAAATTTGGGGATGTAG
- a CDS encoding acyl-CoA dehydrogenase produces MLHYLPISLTLLILLTFLIPPLRRTLISTPFGKTAIKRLPRISDTERAAIEAGQVWVEGEFFSGKLDWYRLLNEPYPEVPPDVQAFLDGPVEQVCQMATDWEIYQRKDLPPAVWKFLKHEKFFGMMIPQEFGGLGFSNLAYSAVMVKLASRSFTHVATVGVTNSLGPAKLLLRYGTPEQKARYLPRLAIGEEIPCFALTEPLAGSDAASLTSRGEVFKGDDGQLYLRLNWKKRYITLGAIATLIGLAFRLYDPDNLLGLGHDVGITCVLVPRETPGVVIDYRHDPMGVPFFNSPVEGHDVVLPIDQIIGGVTQAGQGWKMLMQTLAAGRGVSFPATCTGVAKLVSRVASAHSVVRQQFGLPIGRFEGVEEPLARIAGLTYAVDAARLYTCGAVDSGAQPAVVSAIAKYQSTELARAIVNDGMDILGGSGICRGPRNLLANVYTAIPIAVTVEGANILTRTLMIFGQGVIRCHSYLYAEIQALYDADWVAFDRLLWGHVGASIRNVGRSIGLGLTQGRLAQAPVSGPTAPYYRKLSWASATFAVLTDIALIRYGGSLKRHENLTGRYADALSWLYLTSAVLRRFEAEGRPDADLATVQWAAQYGLVQIQTAFEGIVSNLSLPVVGPPLKPLMGLGLRLNPLATLPTDALGHQVAKDLQTTGEMRDRLTAGIYLPTDPTDALGRLEQAHALSQQADAIHHRLKDAVRNGQLSIDSPNQTESLETLAHRAGLLTQLEWDLLTAATEARKDAIQVDAFTFEEYEAGSTVDLANAPQPLLSDRG; encoded by the coding sequence ATGCTCCACTACCTCCCCATCTCCCTGACCCTCCTCATCCTTCTCACCTTCCTCATCCCCCCCCTACGTCGCACCCTCATCTCCACCCCTTTTGGCAAAACAGCGATCAAACGCCTGCCCAGAATCTCTGATACCGAACGGGCTGCGATCGAGGCGGGCCAGGTTTGGGTCGAGGGTGAATTCTTCTCTGGAAAGCTCGATTGGTATCGGCTGCTCAACGAGCCTTACCCCGAGGTGCCGCCCGACGTGCAGGCTTTTCTCGATGGGCCGGTGGAGCAGGTTTGCCAGATGGCCACCGACTGGGAGATTTATCAGCGCAAAGACCTACCCCCAGCGGTGTGGAAGTTTCTCAAGCACGAAAAATTCTTCGGCATGATGATTCCCCAAGAGTTTGGCGGTCTGGGTTTCTCAAATTTGGCCTACAGCGCCGTCATGGTGAAGCTGGCCTCGCGTTCCTTTACCCACGTGGCCACTGTGGGAGTGACCAACTCCCTCGGCCCAGCCAAGCTGCTGCTGCGCTACGGCACCCCTGAGCAAAAGGCCCGCTACCTGCCGCGCTTGGCAATTGGTGAAGAAATTCCCTGCTTCGCCCTGACTGAGCCGCTGGCTGGGTCGGATGCGGCCAGCCTTACCTCGCGCGGCGAAGTATTTAAAGGAGACGACGGCCAGCTGTATCTGCGGTTGAACTGGAAGAAGCGGTATATCACCCTGGGGGCGATCGCAACGCTGATCGGCCTCGCCTTTCGCCTCTATGACCCCGACAACCTGCTGGGCCTGGGGCATGACGTGGGCATCACCTGCGTCCTGGTGCCGAGGGAAACCCCTGGCGTGGTCATCGATTATCGCCACGACCCCATGGGCGTCCCCTTCTTTAACTCCCCGGTTGAGGGCCACGACGTAGTGCTGCCCATCGACCAGATCATCGGCGGCGTGACCCAAGCGGGCCAGGGATGGAAGATGCTGATGCAGACCCTGGCGGCGGGGCGGGGTGTTAGCTTCCCTGCTACCTGCACCGGGGTGGCCAAGCTGGTATCGCGGGTGGCCAGTGCCCACAGCGTAGTGCGCCAGCAGTTTGGCTTGCCCATCGGTCGCTTCGAGGGGGTCGAAGAACCTCTCGCCCGCATTGCCGGGTTGACCTATGCAGTCGATGCCGCTCGTCTCTACACCTGCGGAGCAGTGGATAGCGGGGCGCAGCCGGCGGTGGTGAGCGCGATCGCAAAGTACCAAAGCACAGAGCTAGCCCGTGCGATCGTTAACGACGGCATGGATATCCTCGGCGGTTCCGGCATCTGCCGAGGGCCGCGCAACCTGTTGGCTAACGTTTATACCGCCATCCCCATCGCCGTCACCGTCGAGGGGGCCAACATTCTTACCCGCACCCTGATGATCTTTGGCCAGGGCGTCATCCGCTGCCACTCCTACCTCTACGCCGAGATTCAAGCCCTGTATGACGCGGACTGGGTCGCCTTTGACCGACTGCTGTGGGGTCACGTTGGCGCATCTATTCGCAACGTCGGTCGCTCCATCGGGCTGGGTCTCACCCAGGGGCGACTGGCCCAAGCCCCTGTCAGCGGCCCTACCGCCCCCTACTACCGCAAACTCTCCTGGGCCTCAGCCACCTTTGCCGTGCTCACAGATATCGCTCTCATCCGCTACGGCGGCAGCCTCAAGCGCCACGAAAACCTCACTGGCCGCTATGCCGATGCACTCTCCTGGTTATATCTGACCAGCGCTGTGCTGCGCCGGTTTGAGGCTGAAGGGCGACCCGACGCCGACCTGGCAACAGTGCAATGGGCTGCCCAATACGGCCTAGTTCAAATTCAAACCGCCTTTGAAGGCATTGTTAGCAACCTGTCTCTCCCCGTAGTTGGGCCGCCGTTGAAACCGTTGATGGGGCTGGGCCTGCGGCTAAATCCCCTAGCGACTTTGCCCACCGATGCCCTGGGTCACCAGGTCGCCAAGGATCTGCAAACGACTGGGGAAATGCGCGATCGCCTCACCGCAGGCATTTACCTGCCCACCGACCCTACCGATGCCCTGGGCCGCCTGGAGCAAGCCCATGCCCTCAGCCAGCAGGCCGACGCTATTCACCATCGCCTCAAAGACGCCGTCCGCAACGGGCAGCTATCCATCGATAGTCCCAATCAAACAGAATCCCTAGAAACCCTGGCCCATCGGGCGGGTCTGCTCACCCAGCTCGAATGGGATCTGCTGACGGCAGCGACCGAGGCCCGCAAAGATGCTATCCAGGTCGATGCCTTCACCTTTGAGGAATACGAGGCCGGCAGCACAGTAGATCTGGCTAACGCCCCTCAGCCGTTGCTATCTGATCGAGGATAA
- a CDS encoding HNH endonuclease, whose amino-acid sequence MNFFNPAKALSDTAAEAAHQLGTHIETAAAEAKIAVSSVQTTLAGAATSGAAIAQALQDLPRTAQELAAEMPKLARRVQTAGVRLGDTPRSEVDVMALFNKIPGTSKLGASERDIRVFLSDKHGSHIRPHARGGSNGAENIVWEVGTHNLRRGADMMTGQEQIYIRLYNAVDSVLKNSLTIGKLGLAATGTAVLTQAVVTAVAYTLDLHRGDITAEEFRDKIVAAAVSAGIATPIFFLILITVIALFPEIAVVLSAPAVIAGFNALFGVSIALPIVQSILRHVEAGGFESNGQAEDPDSFIASEA is encoded by the coding sequence ATGAATTTTTTCAACCCTGCCAAAGCTCTCTCTGACACAGCGGCTGAGGCCGCACATCAGCTTGGCACTCACATTGAGACTGCGGCTGCGGAAGCCAAAATTGCTGTTAGCTCTGTGCAAACTACCCTGGCTGGTGCGGCAACCTCCGGCGCTGCGATCGCTCAAGCATTGCAGGATCTGCCGCGCACCGCTCAGGAGCTAGCCGCAGAAATGCCCAAGCTGGCGCGGCGAGTGCAAACAGCGGGCGTACGACTTGGCGACACGCCCCGGTCTGAAGTCGATGTTATGGCGCTATTTAATAAAATTCCGGGTACCTCTAAGTTAGGGGCGAGCGAGCGCGACATTCGGGTGTTTCTCTCCGACAAGCACGGCAGCCACATTCGACCCCATGCCCGAGGCGGCAGCAACGGCGCTGAGAATATCGTTTGGGAAGTCGGTACGCATAACCTGCGACGTGGTGCCGACATGATGACGGGGCAAGAGCAGATCTACATTCGGCTCTATAACGCTGTAGACTCGGTGCTCAAAAATTCGTTGACCATTGGCAAACTGGGGCTAGCCGCTACCGGCACCGCCGTATTAACCCAGGCTGTAGTCACAGCCGTGGCCTATACGCTAGATCTGCACCGTGGAGACATTACAGCAGAGGAATTTCGAGACAAAATCGTGGCAGCGGCTGTTAGTGCAGGCATTGCTACCCCAATTTTCTTTCTAATTTTAATTACTGTGATCGCGCTTTTTCCAGAAATTGCGGTCGTTTTATCAGCGCCCGCTGTGATCGCTGGTTTTAATGCTCTTTTTGGGGTTAGCATTGCGCTCCCGATCGTGCAATCCATTCTGCGCCACGTAGAGGCAGGCGGTTTTGAGAGCAACGGACAGGCAGAAGATCCAGATAGTTTCATAGCTTCTGAAGCGTAG
- a CDS encoding ATP-dependent 6-phosphofructokinase — MTSIQRIGILTSGGDCPGLNAVIRAVVKCANRRGWDVIGIPYSTDGFMQVADGQYDPEHLLLTDHGYDIPGILQGLDVLQFLSGTILGSLNKSRFDGPDQISKILAGYEKLNLDALIAIGGDGSLDIIYDLAQRGGWNLIGIPKTIDNDVPFTEKSIGFNTAVQTVNSALYDLTFTAASHDRVMVVEVMGRDAGHLALHGGIAGGADVILIPELVPDLSPLVVTQICQHIADLRQRGRKFALVVVAEGVHGEDGKPKHLIGESLATAIADRSRTLCQTGDTAYCDMDRVETRAMVLGHIQRSGIPTASDRLLASAFGRKAVDLIAEGRYNRLVVWEAGRVRSKDLSDVIATVRECHLRGTCPSPVETDSTMVKVARSLGIYVGDPDTLPDPKAVMTEIHEVSAMA, encoded by the coding sequence ATGACCTCCATTCAGCGCATTGGCATTCTCACCAGCGGCGGCGACTGCCCTGGCCTCAACGCCGTCATTCGAGCGGTGGTTAAATGCGCCAACCGGCGCGGGTGGGATGTCATTGGCATACCCTACAGCACCGACGGGTTTATGCAGGTGGCCGACGGTCAGTACGACCCAGAACACTTACTGCTCACCGACCACGGTTACGATATCCCTGGCATTTTGCAGGGGCTTGACGTGCTGCAATTTCTCAGCGGCACCATCCTGGGCTCGCTCAACAAAAGCCGCTTTGATGGGCCTGACCAGATCAGCAAAATTTTGGCGGGCTACGAAAAACTCAACCTCGACGCCCTGATTGCCATCGGCGGCGACGGCAGCCTCGATATCATCTATGACCTGGCCCAGCGCGGCGGCTGGAACCTGATTGGCATTCCCAAAACCATCGACAACGACGTACCGTTTACCGAAAAATCTATCGGTTTCAACACGGCGGTGCAGACGGTGAACAGCGCCCTCTACGACCTCACCTTTACCGCCGCCAGCCACGATCGCGTCATGGTAGTCGAGGTTATGGGTCGCGATGCGGGGCATTTGGCGCTCCACGGCGGCATTGCGGGCGGAGCCGACGTCATTCTCATTCCCGAACTGGTGCCTGACCTCAGCCCCCTGGTGGTCACTCAGATCTGCCAGCACATCGCCGATCTGCGCCAGCGGGGCCGCAAGTTTGCTCTGGTGGTGGTGGCCGAGGGCGTTCACGGCGAAGACGGCAAACCCAAGCACCTAATTGGCGAATCTTTGGCTACGGCGATCGCCGATCGTAGCCGCACCCTTTGCCAAACTGGCGATACCGCCTACTGCGACATGGACCGGGTTGAAACTCGTGCCATGGTGCTGGGCCACATTCAGCGCAGCGGCATCCCCACCGCCAGCGATCGCCTGCTGGCCTCGGCCTTTGGCCGCAAAGCCGTTGATCTGATCGCTGAAGGTCGCTACAACCGGCTAGTGGTTTGGGAAGCGGGCCGCGTCCGCTCCAAAGACCTGAGCGACGTGATTGCCACCGTGCGCGAGTGCCATCTACGCGGCACCTGCCCTAGCCCGGTAGAAACCGACAGCACCATGGTGAAAGTGGCCAGGTCGCTGGGCATCTACGTAGGTGATCCCGATACACTGCCCGACCCGAAAGCGGTGATGACAGAGATTCACGAGGTCTCTGCAATGGCCTAA
- a CDS encoding DUF5671 domain-containing protein, producing the protein MSTDLPPTPDSRSELVQFILLARDRGSSDEFISRLLRDYGWPSREVERAFFEVYEGLVGRPLPTPRGGSGELARDAFFYLLAFVTLGIWIQALGEMAFIFINHLIPDSLNNYYGDPSWQVAFALARLLVAYPVYLGLMRQINRDLAAHREKHFSEVRKVLTYLTLLIATIIAIGAVIAFLTSFLRGELTPRFLLKVLVVLVLDGGVLWYYFDWIRRKPAPKVLNLAHE; encoded by the coding sequence ATGAGTACAGATCTTCCTCCTACCCCCGACAGTCGCAGCGAGCTAGTGCAGTTTATTTTGCTGGCGCGCGATCGCGGCTCCTCCGACGAATTCATCAGCAGACTGCTGCGCGACTACGGCTGGCCCTCGCGAGAGGTAGAGCGCGCCTTTTTTGAAGTGTACGAAGGGTTGGTGGGTCGCCCACTGCCCACACCGCGCGGCGGCTCGGGCGAGCTAGCGCGCGATGCCTTCTTCTATTTATTGGCCTTTGTCACCCTGGGCATCTGGATTCAAGCGCTCGGTGAGATGGCCTTTATCTTCATCAACCACTTGATTCCCGACAGTTTGAACAACTATTACGGCGACCCCTCCTGGCAGGTGGCCTTTGCCCTAGCGCGGTTGCTAGTGGCCTACCCGGTGTACCTAGGGCTGATGCGGCAGATCAACCGCGACTTGGCGGCCCACCGCGAAAAGCATTTCTCGGAGGTGCGTAAGGTGCTTACCTATCTAACCTTGCTGATCGCCACCATCATTGCCATTGGCGCAGTGATTGCCTTTTTGACCTCGTTTTTGCGGGGCGAGCTGACGCCGCGCTTTTTGCTCAAGGTGCTGGTGGTGCTGGTGCTCGACGGCGGGGTGCTGTGGTACTACTTCGATTGGATTCGGCGCAAGCCTGCCCCTAAGGTTCTAAATTTGGCCCATGAATAA
- a CDS encoding transposase, protein MKYNPDKHHRRSLRLKEYDYSSAGAYFITICTFQRHCLFGQVVNGETQISEFGSIATECWQAIPEHFPHIELDGYIVMPNHVHGILVAEDPRKGFALPCPYASVFGKMSSGSIPTVVRSYKSATTKHINTLRDAAGTPVWQRNYYDHIIRNGRSLQHMRHYITNNPVSWADDQLHPCNPSKW, encoded by the coding sequence ATGAAGTACAACCCCGACAAACATCACCGTCGTTCCCTGCGCCTCAAGGAGTACGACTACTCATCCGCAGGGGCGTATTTCATCACGATCTGCACCTTTCAACGCCATTGCCTATTTGGACAGGTAGTCAATGGTGAAACGCAAATCAGTGAATTTGGTTCTATCGCAACAGAATGCTGGCAAGCGATTCCAGAGCATTTTCCACATATTGAACTTGACGGCTACATTGTGATGCCTAATCATGTCCATGGAATTTTGGTTGCCGAAGATCCCCGTAAGGGCTTTGCACTGCCATGCCCCTACGCCTCCGTATTTGGCAAGATGTCTTCCGGTTCAATTCCAACAGTTGTTCGTTCCTACAAATCTGCCACGACCAAACACATCAACACCCTGCGTGATGCAGCAGGCACACCGGTTTGGCAGCGCAACTATTACGACCACATTATTCGGAACGGGCGATCGCTCCAGCACATGCGTCACTACATCACAAACAATCCTGTATCCTGGGCCGACGACCAACTGCATCCATGCAACCCATCAAAATGGTGA